One genomic segment of Sebastes fasciatus isolate fSebFas1 chromosome 17, fSebFas1.pri, whole genome shotgun sequence includes these proteins:
- the pag1 gene encoding phosphoprotein associated with glycosphingolipid-enriched microdomains 1, protein MAPVLLSGVWWGPEAGVVGSGAAAATGVASWLGSGQLVLVLTLSVLTALLLVSMLMLLCASCQGQKKAVNGHPAGDHENLMNGVSEKETISQSADSPVTDVAISSSHNGPLTSGTILTDTQDTSPQPSEEMLSSQSELRSSKCPQDRELPSIPPNNALIGDGPPPSGDSTYEVVKEIAVASRDVSVEDSLYETVKELKDSPPAQLGLPNGTVQQSPDVPPHHPPPLLNGHLSPSTPERGPLCAGVEYASIDLNKKSRHSADMEAKRRSENASVPSHKPVEEPEDLPPPVPEKVLDENDNQPMVMNGLAGVGMHNGELHSPLSPAPGLDNHILSDNESAVYSTVNKTNCDGSVSEEDKEHDYSSIAEIKGLVTASSSSDLYATVRDIYAQPDESQPGEYPALDSTDPGYETIRIPKTSSSDDDCRAGLGAEGSDAAKAEPDYESVGELGLGREMSRL, encoded by the exons ATGGCTCCGGTGCTGCTGAGTGGAGTGTGGTGGGGGCCGGAGGCGGGTGTCGTCGGGTCGGGGGCAGCAGCTGCTACGGGGGTGGCGTCGTGGCTGGGCAGCGGGCAGCTGGTCCTGGTCCTCACCCTCAGCGTCCTCACCGCCCTGCTGCTGGTCTCTatgctgatgctgctgtgtGCTAGCTGCCAGGG gCAGAAGAAGGCAGTCAACGGACATCCAGCAGGAGACCATGAGAACCTCATGAATGGA GTGTCAGAGAAAGAGACGATCAGCCAATCAGCAGACAGTCCGGTGACGGACGTGGCTATAAGCAGCTCTCATAATGGTCCTCTAACCAGCGGTACAA TCCTCACGGACACACAGGACACTAGTCCCCAGCCATCAGAGGAGATGctctccagccaatcagagctcaggTCCTCCAAGTGTCCTCAGGACCGGGAGCTTCCAAGCATTCCTCCCAACAACGCCCTTATAGGGGACGGACCCCCACCCTCAGGGGACAGCACCTATGAG GTGGTGAAGGAGATTGCGGTGGCGTCACGTGACGTCAGCGTGGAAGACTCCCTGTACGAGACGGTGAAGGAACTCAAAGACTCCCCTCCGGCACAGCTCGGCCTCCCCAACGGTACCGTCCAGCAGAGCCCCGATGTACCTCCCCatcatcccccccccctcctcaacGGCCACCTCAGCCCCTCCACACCTGAGCGGGGGCCCCTGTGCGCGGGGGTGGAGTACGCCTCCATCGACCTGAATAAGAAGAGCCGTCACAGCGCCGACATGGAGGCCAAACGGCGCTCCGAAAACGCCAGCGTTCCCTCCCACAAGCCtgtggaggaaccagaggacTTACCTCCGCCGGTACCAGAGAAGGTTCTGGATGAAAATGACAACCAGCCGATGGTGATGAACGGGCTGGCCGGGGTCGGGATGCACAATGGAGAG TTACACTCCCCTCTGTCTCCTGCGCCGGGCCTCGACAACCACATTCTGTCAGACAATgag TCAGCCGTGTACTCGACAGTcaacaaaacaaactgtgaCGGTTCGGTGAGCGAGGAAGACAAAGAGCATGACTACAGCAGCATCGCCGAAATCAAAGGTCTCGTCACGGCGTCCTCCTCCAGCGACCTCTACGCCACCGTCCGAGATATCTACGCCCAGCCCGACGAGTCACAGCCGGGGGAGTACCCCGCCTTGGACAGCACAGATCCCGGCTACGAAACCATCCGCATTCCAAAGACTAGTAGCTCGGATGACGACTGCAGGGCCGGGCTGGGAGCGGAGGGGTCAGACGCCGCCAAGGCGGAGCCCGACTACGAGAGCGTCGGAGAGTTGGGTCTGGGCCGGGAAATGTCCCGCCTCTGA